One genomic segment of Acinetobacter oleivorans DR1 includes these proteins:
- the lpxC gene encoding UDP-3-O-acyl-N-acetylglucosamine deacetylase, with protein MVKQRTLNRVVKASGIGLHSGQKVMINFIPHTADGGIVFRRIDLDPPVEIHANALLIQEAFMCSNLVIGDIKVGTIEHVMSAIAGLGIDNLIVEVSASEVPIMDGSAGPFIYLLMQGGLRELDAPKKFIRILKPVEALIDDKKAIFSPHNGFQLNFTIDFDHPAFAKEYQSATIDFSTETFVYEVSEARTFGFMKDLDYLKANNLALGASLDNAIGVDDTGVVNEEGLRFADEFVRHKILDAVGDLYLLGHQIIAKFDGYKSGHALNNQLLRNVQSDPSNYEIVTFNDENECPIPYVSVT; from the coding sequence ATGGTGAAACAACGTACTCTCAATCGTGTGGTAAAAGCGAGTGGAATAGGTCTTCATAGCGGTCAAAAAGTGATGATCAATTTCATTCCACATACCGCTGATGGAGGTATTGTATTTCGTCGTATCGATTTAGACCCGCCCGTTGAAATCCATGCAAATGCATTGCTGATTCAAGAAGCTTTCATGTGCTCCAATTTAGTGATTGGAGATATAAAAGTTGGAACGATTGAGCATGTGATGAGCGCAATTGCAGGCTTAGGAATTGATAACCTTATTGTTGAGGTATCTGCGTCCGAAGTTCCGATTATGGATGGAAGCGCCGGCCCATTTATTTACCTATTAATGCAAGGTGGATTACGTGAGCTGGATGCGCCGAAAAAATTTATAAGAATATTAAAACCAGTTGAAGCATTAATAGATGATAAAAAAGCGATTTTTAGCCCGCATAATGGTTTTCAGTTAAATTTTACGATTGATTTTGACCATCCGGCATTTGCTAAAGAATATCAATCTGCCACTATCGACTTTTCTACTGAAACTTTTGTATATGAAGTCAGTGAAGCTCGTACTTTTGGTTTCATGAAAGATCTAGATTACCTTAAAGCAAATAACTTAGCTTTAGGTGCAAGTTTAGATAATGCGATTGGTGTAGATGACACAGGCGTTGTGAATGAAGAAGGCTTACGTTTCGCTGACGAATTTGTAAGACATAAGATTTTGGATGCAGTTGGTGATTTGTATTTGCTTGGTCATCAAATTATTGCCAAGTTCGATGGCTATAAATCAGGACATGCTTTAAATAATCAGTTGTTACGCAATGTTCAAAGTGATCCGAGTAATTATGAAATTGTAACATTTAATGACGAGAATGAATGTCCAATTCCATATGTCAGTGTGACATAA
- a CDS encoding DUF721 domain-containing protein has translation MSKPDNVFQQTGKHIKTGNLTFLTTQVAQWQRLTKIIQPLLPQPEQWQVVCYQNGSLIITGENQAMISQLSYLQNQYVSKLSQLEGLKDLQRIQVRLRNKNIPNTPSSEPSKPIPPETQEMLRSAADFVSDPKLSQALLRLASNKK, from the coding sequence ATGTCTAAACCCGATAACGTTTTTCAACAAACCGGAAAACACATAAAAACAGGAAACCTTACGTTTCTAACAACGCAAGTCGCGCAATGGCAAAGACTTACGAAAATAATCCAACCCTTATTGCCCCAACCGGAACAATGGCAGGTCGTGTGTTATCAAAATGGTTCTTTAATCATTACTGGTGAAAATCAGGCGATGATTAGTCAACTCAGTTATTTACAGAACCAATATGTATCTAAATTATCTCAACTTGAAGGGTTAAAAGACTTACAAAGAATTCAGGTTCGCTTGAGAAATAAAAATATTCCAAATACACCCTCATCTGAGCCATCTAAACCCATCCCCCCGGAAACACAAGAAATGTTACGTAGTGCAGCCGACTTTGTGAGCGACCCTAAGCTTAGCCAAGCTTTACTACGTTTGGCAAGCAATAAAAAATGA